From Streptomyces fungicidicus, one genomic window encodes:
- a CDS encoding diacylglycerol/lipid kinase family protein produces MAVDWSGRGYHAQRWAARGALAAAVLAVATPLVYGGLTGLLLLVCGVAGLGLSAAALWWTLTLRGPLRWVSALVAVCVPAGLITLFAVTLFWALLVSLALWGLAVWSGRFALRGTGGGHAPARERRLPPPRKPVLIMNPRSGGGKVGRFRLREKAERLGARVVLLEPGKQHDVTALARAAVADGADLLGAAGGDGTQALVAAVAAEHDIPFLVISAGTRNHFALDLGLDRGDPAACLDALTDGVELRVDLGFAGGQPFVNNASFGAYAAIVQSPAYRDDKIGTSLEMLPDLLTGQQGPRLVARAGDTTLVAPQAVLVSNNPYRTGDPFGLGRRERLDSAALGVLGVRLEGAISAAALLLNPEPSGLTIVTATEVVIEADRAEIDAGVDGEAMVLPAPVHCRIAPGALRVRVPRKRPGVTPAPPRLDWKRLRKLAATVGRTAAPSRLHRPHGARDPHRPAGRNEPAGPRSGHQ; encoded by the coding sequence ATGGCCGTGGACTGGAGCGGGCGGGGCTATCACGCCCAGCGGTGGGCGGCGCGGGGGGCGCTGGCCGCCGCCGTGCTGGCGGTGGCGACCCCGCTGGTCTACGGCGGGCTGACCGGCCTGCTGCTGCTGGTGTGCGGGGTCGCGGGACTGGGGCTCAGCGCGGCCGCGCTGTGGTGGACGCTGACCCTGCGGGGCCCGCTGCGGTGGGTGTCCGCCCTGGTCGCCGTGTGTGTGCCGGCGGGGCTGATCACCCTGTTCGCCGTGACGCTGTTCTGGGCGCTGCTGGTGTCCCTCGCGCTGTGGGGTCTGGCCGTGTGGAGCGGCAGGTTCGCGCTGCGCGGAACGGGCGGCGGGCACGCCCCGGCCCGGGAGCGGCGGCTGCCGCCGCCCCGGAAGCCGGTGCTGATCATGAATCCCCGGTCCGGCGGCGGCAAGGTGGGCCGGTTCCGGCTGCGGGAGAAGGCGGAGCGTCTGGGCGCCCGGGTCGTGCTGCTCGAGCCCGGCAAGCAGCACGACGTCACCGCGCTGGCCCGGGCCGCCGTCGCCGACGGGGCGGATCTGCTGGGCGCCGCCGGCGGTGACGGGACCCAGGCCCTGGTCGCGGCCGTGGCCGCCGAGCACGACATCCCGTTCCTGGTCATCAGCGCCGGGACGCGCAATCACTTCGCCCTGGACCTCGGCCTCGACCGCGGCGACCCGGCGGCCTGTCTGGACGCGCTCACGGACGGCGTCGAACTCCGTGTCGACCTGGGGTTCGCGGGCGGTCAGCCGTTCGTGAACAACGCGTCCTTCGGCGCGTACGCGGCGATCGTGCAGAGCCCCGCCTACCGCGACGACAAGATCGGCACCAGTCTGGAGATGCTGCCCGACCTGCTCACCGGCCAGCAGGGGCCCCGGCTGGTCGCCCGCGCCGGGGACACCACGCTCGTCGCCCCGCAGGCCGTGCTGGTCAGCAACAACCCCTACCGCACCGGCGACCCGTTCGGCCTCGGGCGGCGGGAGCGGCTGGACTCGGCCGCGCTGGGCGTCCTCGGGGTGCGGCTGGAGGGAGCCATCAGCGCCGCGGCGCTGCTGCTGAACCCCGAGCCGAGCGGGCTGACCATCGTGACCGCCACCGAGGTCGTCATCGAGGCGGACCGCGCCGAGATCGATGCCGGCGTCGACGGGGAGGCCATGGTCCTGCCCGCCCCCGTCCACTGCCGCATCGCGCCCGGCGCGCTGCGCGTCCGGGTGCCGCGCAAGCGGCCCGGCGTCACACCCGCCCCGCCGCGGCTGGACTGGAAGCGGCTGCGCAAGCTGGCGGCGACGGTCGGCCGTACCGCCGCGCCCAGCCGGCTGCACCGCCCGCACGGGGCGCGGGATCCGCACCGGCCGGCCGGGCGCAACGAACCGGCCGGGCCCCGCTCAGGGCACCAGTAG
- a CDS encoding sulfite exporter TauE/SafE family protein, translating into MDMMTLWHLNGWEFAALAFAALLVGFSKTAVSGANTVSLAIFAAVLPAKASTGVLLPILIAGDVLAVLTYRRHAHWPTLWKLFPAVAAGVVAGTLFLVWADDGIVRTSIGAILLMMAGVTVWRRRTADATGEPDAVTTRAGRAKARSYGVLGGFTTMVANAGGPVMSMYLLSAGFRKLGFLGTSAFFFLIVNTSKLPFSAGLGLIDADSLLLDAVLVLFVVPGALLGRWAVNRINQRLFEQLVIAATVVGGVQLLVP; encoded by the coding sequence ATGGACATGATGACGCTGTGGCACCTCAACGGCTGGGAATTCGCCGCGCTCGCCTTCGCGGCCCTGCTCGTCGGCTTCTCCAAGACCGCCGTCAGCGGGGCCAACACGGTCAGCCTCGCCATCTTCGCGGCCGTACTGCCGGCCAAGGCCTCCACCGGCGTCCTGCTGCCCATCCTGATCGCCGGGGACGTGCTCGCCGTCCTCACCTACCGCAGGCACGCCCACTGGCCCACGCTGTGGAAGCTGTTCCCGGCGGTCGCGGCGGGCGTCGTCGCCGGGACCCTGTTCCTGGTGTGGGCGGACGACGGGATCGTCCGGACCTCCATCGGAGCGATCCTGCTGATGATGGCCGGGGTGACGGTGTGGCGGCGGCGGACGGCCGACGCGACGGGGGAACCCGACGCCGTCACCACCCGGGCCGGCCGCGCCAAGGCCCGCTCCTACGGAGTCCTCGGCGGCTTCACCACCATGGTCGCCAACGCGGGCGGCCCGGTGATGTCGATGTACCTGCTCTCCGCGGGCTTCCGGAAGCTCGGCTTCCTGGGCACCTCGGCGTTCTTCTTCCTCATCGTCAACACCTCCAAGCTGCCCTTCAGCGCCGGCCTCGGCCTGATCGACGCCGACTCGCTGCTCCTCGACGCGGTGCTGGTGCTGTTCGTGGTACCCGGCGCGCTCCTCGGCAGATGGGCGGTGAACCGGATCAACCAGCGCCTGTTCGAGCAACTGGTGATCGCGGCGACGGTCGTGGGCGGCGTGCAGCTACTGGTGCCCTGA
- a CDS encoding thiolase family protein, with protein MRPVHFAAARRTPIGKLRGALSTVRPDDLAAAVIRGLVADVPALDPARVDDVYWGAANQAGEDNRNVARMAALLAGLPESVPGATVNRLCASGLEAVTAAARTIASGEADIVVAGGSESMSRAPFVLPRPDEALPHRMETADTRLGWRLVNPAMKDLHGLLAMGETAEEVATRYGVTRERQDAFALRSHQRAAAARANGHFDDELLPVTRPDGVVVDADECIREDTSAEKLARLKPAFRAGGSVTAGNASPMNDGAAGLILVSEEALNELGLESLGRYVAGASAGVHPDVMGIGPVPATRKVLARAGWSVGDLQEAEFNEAFAAQALACVDQLGVDPGLVNAGGGAIALGHPLGCSGARILTTLLHRMRRTGAERGLATMCVGVGQGSALLVERH; from the coding sequence GTGCGTCCCGTCCACTTCGCCGCCGCCCGCCGCACCCCCATCGGCAAGTTGCGCGGAGCCCTCTCCACCGTACGTCCCGACGACCTCGCCGCCGCCGTGATCCGCGGTCTGGTCGCCGACGTGCCCGCGCTGGACCCGGCCCGCGTCGACGACGTCTACTGGGGCGCCGCCAACCAGGCGGGCGAGGACAACCGCAACGTCGCCCGGATGGCCGCGCTCCTCGCCGGCCTCCCCGAATCCGTCCCCGGCGCCACCGTCAACCGGCTCTGCGCCTCCGGACTCGAGGCCGTCACCGCCGCCGCCCGCACCATCGCGTCCGGCGAGGCCGACATCGTCGTCGCGGGCGGCTCCGAGTCGATGAGCCGGGCCCCCTTCGTCCTGCCCCGTCCCGACGAGGCCCTCCCGCACCGCATGGAGACCGCGGACACCCGACTCGGCTGGCGGCTGGTCAACCCCGCGATGAAGGACCTGCACGGCCTGCTGGCCATGGGTGAGACGGCCGAGGAGGTCGCCACCCGGTACGGCGTCACGCGCGAGCGGCAGGACGCGTTCGCCCTGCGCAGCCACCAACGCGCCGCAGCCGCCCGGGCGAACGGGCACTTCGACGACGAACTGCTGCCCGTGACCCGGCCGGACGGGGTGGTCGTCGACGCCGACGAGTGCATCCGCGAGGACACCTCCGCCGAGAAGCTGGCCCGGCTGAAGCCGGCGTTCCGCGCGGGCGGTTCGGTCACCGCGGGCAACGCCTCCCCGATGAACGACGGCGCCGCCGGCCTGATCCTCGTCAGCGAGGAGGCCCTCAACGAGCTCGGCCTGGAGTCGCTCGGCCGCTATGTCGCCGGCGCCTCCGCGGGCGTCCACCCGGACGTCATGGGCATCGGCCCCGTCCCCGCCACCCGCAAGGTGCTCGCCCGGGCCGGCTGGAGCGTCGGCGACCTCCAGGAGGCGGAGTTCAACGAGGCGTTCGCGGCGCAGGCGCTGGCCTGCGTCGACCAGCTGGGCGTCGACCCCGGCCTGGTCAACGCCGGCGGCGGCGCGATCGCGCTGGGCCATCCGCTGGGCTGCTCCGGCGCCCGCATCCTCACCACCCTGCTGCACCGCATGCGCCGCACCGGCGCCGAACGGGGCCTGGCGACGATGTGCGTGGGCGTGGGACAGGGCAGCGCGCTGCTGGTCGAGAGGCACTGA
- a CDS encoding Dps family protein, translated as MTVVRSTLPDEARRVSCEALQDTLVDLLGLSLIGKQAHWNVVGPRFRSVHLQLDEVVSAARTHADTVAERAATLGVPPDGRPETIAKVFSLPAPKEGWLRDSEAIEVMTEALGSAVLRLRERIDATEKADPVTQDLLISVTADLEKQRWMFEAENSPGGS; from the coding sequence ATGACCGTCGTGAGGAGCACCCTGCCCGACGAGGCCCGCCGGGTTTCCTGCGAGGCCCTCCAGGACACCCTGGTGGACCTGCTCGGGCTGTCACTGATCGGGAAGCAGGCGCACTGGAACGTCGTGGGTCCCCGGTTCCGCTCCGTCCACCTCCAGCTGGACGAGGTGGTCTCGGCCGCGCGCACCCACGCCGACACGGTGGCGGAGCGCGCCGCGACGCTGGGCGTGCCGCCGGACGGCCGCCCGGAGACCATCGCCAAGGTCTTCTCGCTGCCGGCCCCGAAGGAGGGCTGGCTGCGCGACTCGGAGGCCATCGAGGTGATGACGGAGGCGCTCGGCTCGGCGGTCCTGCGCCTGCGCGAGCGTATAGACGCCACCGAGAAGGCGGACCCGGTCACCCAGGACCTGCTGATCTCGGTCACCGCGGACCTGGAGAAGCAGCGCTGGATGTTCGAGGCGGAGAACTCCCCCGGCGGGTCCTGA
- a CDS encoding DUF3140 domain-containing protein: MSDALEMDALWEDFHRVVNMTSAELAAWLRVSDAGETTEPLPDRAGSETGQHVLAILQKRRTDLTDDDLRVMEEVVDAVTAQTDPENEPAAEDTPRRHRLMTLGHDPLKA, encoded by the coding sequence ATGAGCGACGCCCTCGAAATGGACGCGCTGTGGGAGGACTTCCATCGCGTGGTGAACATGACCTCGGCGGAACTCGCGGCCTGGCTGCGGGTGAGCGACGCCGGTGAGACCACCGAGCCGCTGCCGGACCGGGCGGGCAGCGAGACCGGGCAGCACGTCCTCGCCATCCTGCAGAAGCGCCGCACCGATCTCACCGACGACGACCTCCGGGTGATGGAGGAGGTCGTGGACGCCGTCACCGCGCAGACGGACCCGGAGAACGAGCCCGCGGCCGAGGACACACCCCGTCGGCACCGTCTGATGACCCTCGGCCACGACCCGCTCAAGGCCTGA
- a CDS encoding HhH-GDP family DNA glycosylase: MTGRDERVVGALVGAHGRTYAEEAGITLRDTPQPLYRLLVLAHLLSARIRGSIAVAAARALHEAGLRDPRRMAGADWQERVDALGRGGYRRYDERTATQLGEAAELLNERWGGDLRRLRREADGDTGELRRLLQEFPGMGPAGADIFLREVQRVWPDTSPRLDAKALQGAERLGLPRDPERLLGLAGRTEPAVLAAALVRSAIDKDVAEDSLERAGAR; this comes from the coding sequence GTGACCGGCCGGGACGAGCGGGTGGTCGGCGCCCTGGTCGGCGCGCACGGCCGGACGTACGCAGAGGAGGCCGGCATCACGCTGCGGGACACCCCGCAGCCGCTGTACCGGCTGCTGGTGCTGGCCCATCTGCTCAGCGCCCGGATCAGGGGATCGATCGCCGTGGCCGCCGCCCGTGCCCTGCACGAGGCGGGGCTGCGCGATCCCCGCCGCATGGCCGGCGCCGATTGGCAGGAACGGGTGGACGCGCTGGGGCGGGGCGGCTACCGGCGCTACGACGAGCGCACCGCCACCCAACTCGGTGAGGCGGCGGAGCTGCTGAACGAACGCTGGGGCGGGGACCTGCGCAGGCTGCGCAGGGAGGCGGACGGTGACACCGGTGAACTGCGCCGGCTGCTCCAGGAGTTCCCCGGCATGGGCCCGGCCGGCGCCGACATCTTCCTGCGCGAGGTCCAGCGCGTCTGGCCCGATACCTCCCCGCGGCTGGACGCCAAGGCCCTGCAGGGCGCCGAGCGGCTGGGGCTGCCGAGGGACCCGGAGCGGCTCCTCGGGCTCGCCGGGCGCACCGAACCGGCCGTGCTCGCCGCGGCGTTGGTCCGCTCGGCGATCGACAAGGACGTGGCCGAGGACTCGCTGGAGCGCGCCGGCGCCCGGTGA
- a CDS encoding SAM-dependent methyltransferase — MSESHTPPSGSARLNTGVAHNARVWNYWIGGKDNYEVDQRVGDHVASINPVVRDIARADRDFLGRAVAYLTGERRVRQFLDIGTGLPTADNTHEIAQRIAPDSRIVYVDNDPIVLVHARTLLTGASQGATDYIDADVHDPDAILERAAGTLDLTRPVAVMMLGILNFVLDTDKARDIVRRIMASVPSGSFLVLTHPTFDPEVGGELQVPAMEFWNENATPPITARSAADIGSFLEGLELVGPGLVSCSQWRAAPGSDLVVPQYGAVAVKP, encoded by the coding sequence GTGAGTGAGAGCCACACCCCGCCGAGCGGCTCGGCGAGGCTGAACACCGGTGTGGCGCACAACGCGCGCGTGTGGAACTACTGGATCGGCGGCAAGGACAACTACGAGGTCGACCAGCGGGTCGGCGACCACGTCGCCTCGATCAACCCGGTCGTCCGGGACATCGCCCGCGCCGACCGGGACTTCCTGGGCCGCGCGGTGGCGTATCTGACCGGCGAGCGCCGTGTGCGGCAGTTCCTCGACATAGGCACCGGGCTGCCAACGGCCGACAACACCCATGAGATCGCGCAGCGGATCGCGCCGGACTCGCGGATCGTCTACGTCGACAACGACCCGATCGTGCTGGTGCACGCCCGCACCCTGCTGACCGGCGCGAGCCAGGGCGCGACCGACTACATCGACGCCGATGTGCACGACCCGGACGCCATACTGGAGCGCGCCGCCGGGACCCTGGACCTCACGCGGCCCGTCGCGGTGATGATGCTGGGGATCCTCAACTTCGTGCTGGACACCGACAAGGCGCGGGACATCGTCCGCCGGATCATGGCGTCGGTGCCCTCCGGCAGTTTCCTGGTCCTCACGCACCCCACGTTCGACCCCGAGGTCGGCGGCGAACTGCAGGTCCCGGCCATGGAGTTCTGGAACGAGAACGCCACTCCCCCGATCACTGCCCGGAGCGCCGCGGACATCGGCTCGTTCCTCGAGGGGCTGGAACTCGTCGGGCCCGGGCTGGTGTCCTGCTCCCAGTGGCGTGCCGCGCCCGGATCCGATCTCGTGGTGCCCCAGTACGGCGCGGTAGCCGTGAAGCCTTGA
- a CDS encoding NUDIX hydrolase family protein has product MTETTPGWLSSDELEMARAQMPILYVEAVPVRVDDSGEVTSVGLLLRIGPDGTVSRTLVSGRVLHHERVRDALLRHLEKDLGPVALPRVPASLQPFTVAEYFPTHGVTPFHDPRQHAVSLAYIVPVTGDCRPRQDALDLVWFSPRDAVSEAVQSEMPGGHGVLLKQALAHAGCVI; this is encoded by the coding sequence ATGACCGAAACCACGCCGGGCTGGCTGTCCTCCGACGAGCTGGAGATGGCACGCGCCCAGATGCCGATCCTGTACGTCGAGGCCGTGCCCGTGCGCGTCGACGACAGCGGTGAAGTCACCAGCGTCGGTCTGCTGCTGCGCATCGGGCCCGACGGCACGGTCAGCCGGACGCTGGTCTCCGGCCGGGTGCTGCACCACGAACGCGTCCGTGACGCCCTGCTGCGCCATCTGGAGAAGGACCTCGGACCGGTGGCGCTGCCGCGGGTGCCGGCGTCGCTGCAGCCGTTCACGGTCGCCGAGTACTTCCCGACCCACGGCGTCACTCCGTTCCACGACCCCCGGCAGCACGCGGTGTCGCTGGCGTACATCGTGCCGGTGACGGGTGACTGCCGGCCCCGGCAGGACGCGCTCGACCTGGTCTGGTTCAGCCCGCGGGACGCCGTGTCCGAGGCGGTCCAGAGCGAGATGCCGGGCGGCCACGGGGTGCTCCTGAAGCAGGCGCTGGCGCACGCGGGCTGCGTGATCTGA
- a CDS encoding ABC transporter ATP-binding protein, with product MAEIVLEGVTKRFPDGSVAVRDVDLEIADGEFVILVGPSGCGKSTTLNMIAGLEDITDGTLRIDGRVVNDLAPKERDVAMVFQSYALYPHMSVRENMGFPLRLAKVDRATIDSKVEEAARVLDLSEYLDRKPANLSGGQRQRVAMGRAIVRDPKAFLMDEPLSNLDAKLRVQMRTQISRLQRRLGTTTVYVTHDQTEAMTLGDRVVVMRQGLVQQVGTPARLYDMPRNLFVAGFIGSPAMNFLGASLSGGALRTPLGDLPLDDRTRQELERRDAPREVIVGLRPEAFEDASLARGTGGPVVTVTVDVLESLGSDAYVHFGAEGGPVTTAELEELATDSGMRDTGAGGAQQIVARLDAATRAREGAPVELRIDMGKAHVFDPSTGSNLTHPEHPER from the coding sequence ATGGCCGAGATCGTCCTCGAGGGAGTCACCAAGCGCTTTCCCGACGGCTCCGTCGCCGTGCGGGACGTCGACCTCGAGATCGCCGACGGCGAGTTCGTGATCCTGGTCGGTCCCTCCGGCTGCGGCAAGTCGACCACCCTCAACATGATCGCCGGCCTGGAGGACATCACCGACGGCACCCTGCGCATCGACGGCCGGGTCGTCAACGACCTCGCCCCCAAGGAGCGGGACGTCGCCATGGTGTTCCAGAGCTACGCCCTGTACCCGCACATGAGCGTGCGGGAGAACATGGGGTTCCCGCTGCGGCTGGCGAAGGTCGACCGGGCCACCATCGACAGCAAGGTCGAGGAGGCCGCGCGGGTGCTCGACCTGAGCGAGTACCTCGACCGCAAGCCCGCCAACCTCTCGGGCGGCCAGCGCCAGCGGGTGGCCATGGGCCGGGCGATCGTCCGCGACCCCAAGGCGTTCCTCATGGACGAGCCGCTGTCCAACCTCGACGCCAAGCTGCGGGTGCAGATGCGCACCCAGATCTCCCGGCTGCAGCGCCGCCTGGGCACCACCACCGTGTACGTCACCCACGACCAGACCGAGGCGATGACGCTCGGGGACCGCGTCGTGGTGATGCGGCAGGGCCTCGTCCAGCAGGTCGGCACCCCCGCCCGGCTGTACGACATGCCGCGCAACCTGTTCGTCGCCGGCTTCATCGGCTCCCCGGCGATGAACTTCCTGGGCGCCTCCCTGTCCGGCGGCGCGCTGCGCACCCCGCTGGGCGACCTGCCGCTCGACGACCGCACGCGCCAGGAGCTGGAACGCCGCGACGCGCCGCGCGAGGTCATCGTCGGGCTGCGTCCCGAGGCCTTCGAGGACGCGAGCTTGGCCCGCGGGACGGGCGGCCCCGTCGTCACCGTCACCGTGGACGTACTGGAGTCGCTGGGTTCCGACGCCTACGTCCACTTCGGCGCCGAGGGCGGGCCGGTGACCACCGCCGAACTGGAGGAGCTGGCCACCGACTCCGGCATGCGCGACACCGGGGCCGGGGGAGCCCAGCAGATCGTGGCCCGGCTGGACGCCGCCACCCGCGCCCGGGAGGGCGCACCCGTCGAACTCCGGATCGACATGGGCAAGGCCCATGTCTTCGACCCGTCGACGGGAAGCAACCTCACCCACCCGGAGCACCCGGAGCGCTAG